The following proteins are co-located in the Solanum pennellii chromosome 1, SPENNV200 genome:
- the LOC107023343 gene encoding uncharacterized protein LOC107023343, with protein sequence MVEESHDESSDRRKFDLWSVVLDGPTISMKKGPDGETMIPKDRNEWNVADKLAIQNNAKAKKILICGIGLDEYNRISSCKDAKAIWETLQTAHEETTLVKKSKIDNLNRQYELFRMMDGETIQDMHTRFTSIINEIYSLGEVIPNEKAVRKFLSVLPES encoded by the coding sequence ATGGTGGAAGAATCGCATGATGAATCATCTGATAGGAGAAAATTCGATCTCTGGAGCGTAGTCTTAGATGGTCCTACCATTTCTATGAAAAAGGGGCCTGATGGAGAAACAATGATACCTAAGGATAGAAACGAATGGAATGTTGCTGATAAACTTGCCATACAAAATAATGCCAAAGCTAAGAAAATCTTGATCTGTGGTATAGGACTAGACGAGTACAATAGAATTTCCTCCTGTAAAGATGCTAAAGCAATCTGGGAAACTCTGCAAACTGCACATGAAGAAACTACTCTGGTCAAGAAATCTAAAATTGACAACTTAAACAGACAGTATGAATTATTCAGAATGATGGATGGAGAAACTATTCAAGATATGCACACCAGGTTTACATCAATTATCAATGAGATCTACTCTCTTGGAGAAGTAATTCCCAACGAAAAAGCTGTAAGAAAATTCCTGAGCGTCTTACCTGAGTCATGA